A part of candidate division KSB1 bacterium genomic DNA contains:
- a CDS encoding pilus assembly protein — MNRLRKIIRGTKGQSVVEFALVVPILMLIMVAIFEFGRMWMTMNVITSAAYEGARVAAITAPSVSQATAAAQNVLNAARITGAVITISGPNANGEVSCQVRLNYVPLTQGIIPGFGPRVLSQTATMHWEN; from the coding sequence ATGAACAGATTGCGTAAAATTATTCGAGGCACAAAAGGCCAATCCGTGGTCGAATTTGCTCTTGTTGTGCCGATTCTTATGCTCATTATGGTCGCCATCTTTGAATTCGGCCGCATGTGGATGACCATGAACGTCATCACCAGTGCGGCGTACGAGGGAGCACGGGTAGCGGCGATAACGGCGCCTTCAGTTTCCCAAGCGACGGCGGCGGCTCAGAATGTACTCAATGCTGCACGCATTACCGGCGCCGTCATCACCATCAGCGGACCGAATGCCAATGGCGAAGTATCCTGCCAAGTAAGATTGAACTATGTTCCGCTCACACAGGGCATAATACCCGGATTCGGGCCTCGAGTACTTTCGCAAACCGCCACCATGCATTGGGAAAATTAA
- the cpaB gene encoding Flp pilus assembly protein CpaB produces MRFFQQKILIPLALVLSLFTTVLVMRFIQKQQEAAQKPKVVLTSAVVATMDLAPGTKITPQNVKVAEFPAELVPMGSFSDPAVLNDRVVKTSIFTGEIILEGKLAPLGSSGGVSGLIPLGMRAMSVAIDPVSGVSGFIFPNSRVDVLVTVSSSMEKEAAATKIILEDVLVLAIDQRFGQSGGEAPAEGQHATLLVTPEQAEKLALAETEGRIRLALRNSADHDQAATPGVRLGQLMPAGYFASTGGSLKTSEPSSPPAAKPPAPSPSSSAKQSPSNTSAKVEPVVAGKTVEILYANKRERITFGAD; encoded by the coding sequence ATGCGCTTTTTCCAGCAAAAGATCCTCATCCCTTTAGCATTGGTGCTCAGTTTGTTTACCACCGTGCTGGTTATGCGCTTTATTCAAAAACAACAAGAGGCGGCACAAAAACCAAAGGTTGTGCTTACCTCGGCGGTGGTAGCGACAATGGATTTGGCCCCGGGAACCAAAATCACCCCGCAAAATGTCAAGGTCGCGGAATTTCCGGCCGAACTGGTTCCGATGGGTTCTTTCAGCGACCCGGCCGTTTTGAACGATCGCGTCGTAAAGACCTCCATTTTTACTGGCGAAATTATTTTGGAGGGTAAACTGGCGCCGCTCGGTTCAAGCGGCGGGGTCTCCGGTCTCATTCCTCTCGGCATGCGGGCCATGTCGGTTGCCATCGATCCGGTTTCCGGAGTCAGCGGGTTCATCTTCCCCAACTCGCGGGTCGATGTACTGGTCACAGTCTCCTCATCGATGGAAAAAGAAGCCGCCGCGACCAAAATCATCCTTGAGGATGTTCTGGTATTGGCAATTGATCAGCGGTTCGGACAAAGCGGCGGCGAAGCTCCTGCCGAAGGTCAGCACGCTACTCTCCTGGTGACTCCCGAGCAGGCGGAAAAACTGGCGCTGGCGGAAACGGAAGGTAGAATTCGGCTGGCGCTGCGGAATTCCGCCGATCACGACCAGGCTGCTACCCCAGGGGTCCGTCTCGGTCAGCTGATGCCTGCCGGCTATTTTGCTTCTACCGGCGGCAGCCTCAAAACGTCAGAACCGAGTTCCCCACCGGCAGCCAAACCCCCGGCACCTTCACCTTCATCCTCTGCAAAGCAGTCCCCTTCTAATACATCTGCCAAAGTAGAACCTGTCGTTGCCGGAAAAACAGTGGAGATTCTCTACGCAAATAAGCGGGAACGGATCACCTTCGGTGCGGATTAA
- a CDS encoding pilus assembly protein N-terminal domain-containing protein, whose protein sequence is MVGHRHCIGILRVFAAALLLPLFSLGAQVQSQTVTVTVGQSLILDFPTSIKRISLANPELIEATVVSPRQVLINGKALGSTSVIVWDEGEIYKIYKVMVAEPSSGKQIMLYVRFAEVDRKALREFGINIWAKNIKTSQSAGSSADVGIFSGKVNTPNDPFILNEMVDLFFKVPQNNISSIIRALEERNLLKTLAKPTLSAIDNGEASFLAGGEVPVPVVSGSGIMQSVTITYKEFGIKLKFQPHIIDSSLIKIKVNAEVSSLDYENGVILSGFRIPALTTRRAETTVELAEGKFLIIGGLLNRETTEKISGLPFISKIPVLGTLFGSRRYQNKETELLILLSPEIARPVDREGLPAKIRSIKN, encoded by the coding sequence ATGGTTGGTCATCGACATTGCATCGGCATCTTGAGGGTTTTCGCAGCAGCGCTCCTACTCCCTTTATTCAGTTTAGGCGCGCAAGTTCAATCGCAGACCGTCACCGTAACCGTCGGTCAATCATTGATATTGGATTTTCCGACTTCCATTAAACGGATATCGTTGGCCAATCCTGAACTCATCGAGGCAACTGTGGTTTCACCTCGCCAGGTGCTCATAAACGGTAAAGCTTTGGGAAGCACCAGCGTCATTGTTTGGGATGAGGGTGAAATTTATAAAATTTATAAAGTGATGGTTGCTGAGCCCAGCTCGGGCAAGCAAATCATGTTGTATGTGCGGTTTGCCGAAGTAGATCGTAAAGCGCTGCGTGAATTCGGCATCAATATCTGGGCAAAGAACATTAAAACCTCGCAATCAGCCGGCAGTTCGGCAGATGTCGGCATATTTTCCGGCAAAGTCAATACGCCGAATGATCCTTTTATCTTGAATGAAATGGTGGATCTGTTTTTCAAAGTTCCGCAAAACAATATTTCCTCCATCATTCGTGCATTGGAAGAGAGGAACTTGCTCAAAACTTTGGCAAAACCGACCTTAAGTGCCATTGATAACGGTGAGGCCAGCTTTCTTGCCGGCGGTGAAGTGCCCGTGCCGGTTGTTTCAGGTTCTGGAATAATGCAGAGTGTTACCATTACCTATAAAGAATTCGGCATCAAGCTTAAATTTCAGCCTCATATTATCGATTCTTCTTTGATCAAAATCAAAGTTAATGCCGAAGTCAGTTCTTTGGATTATGAAAATGGCGTCATTTTAAGCGGTTTCAGAATTCCGGCACTTACAACCCGTCGCGCAGAAACAACAGTTGAATTAGCGGAGGGCAAGTTTCTTATCATTGGGGGGTTATTGAATCGTGAAACGACGGAAAAAATTTCAGGGTTGCCCTTTATCAGCAAAATACCGGTTCTGGGTACTCTGTTCGGGAGCCGCAGATATCAAAACAAAGAAACGGAATTGCTGATTCTTCTTTCGCCGGAAATTGCCCGACCGGTTGACAGAGAAGGGTTGCCCGCAAAAATTCGCAGCATTAAAAATTAA
- a CDS encoding pilus assembly protein TadG-related protein produces the protein MLGKFWKSQNGNTMVIVAASVFAIAVFAAMAMDIGYILVADKQLQRAVDAAALAGAAKLIYGTNEARDEAVNIAAKNTCMGQPVQLTTGQVTFPTPTQIRVQTERSFNTFFLRVVNFPRKTLRAEATAQIFYIKGTSGLAPFCVPNGLWRNGDRVVLKSGGSGETGIFPCWRYPVDFPPINRGNPVTGAAAFRDNLINGCPSYVEVGDILQIEPGNMDGPTSSAVNDIIKQDKDAQWVNGRVINSMFPGYTSPRILIVPMYDPNNPPEGGRGNVQVNALGAFFLEGMSGKDVIGVFMDIIINGTRGEEYSLLHKVSLIR, from the coding sequence ATGTTGGGGAAATTTTGGAAAAGCCAAAACGGCAATACCATGGTTATTGTCGCTGCCTCGGTATTTGCGATCGCAGTTTTTGCGGCGATGGCTATGGATATCGGCTACATCCTGGTAGCCGACAAGCAGCTGCAGAGGGCGGTGGACGCTGCCGCCTTGGCAGGCGCCGCCAAATTAATCTACGGAACAAATGAAGCTCGAGACGAAGCCGTCAACATTGCGGCCAAGAATACCTGCATGGGCCAGCCGGTTCAACTGACAACCGGTCAGGTGACGTTTCCGACTCCAACGCAAATACGTGTCCAAACTGAGCGTAGCTTTAATACATTTTTCCTTCGTGTCGTCAATTTTCCCAGAAAGACTCTGCGCGCTGAAGCGACGGCGCAGATCTTTTACATCAAAGGTACGAGCGGATTGGCTCCGTTTTGTGTACCGAACGGCTTGTGGCGAAACGGCGATCGAGTTGTTCTGAAATCCGGCGGCAGCGGAGAAACAGGAATTTTCCCCTGCTGGCGTTACCCGGTCGACTTTCCACCGATCAACCGCGGCAATCCCGTAACCGGAGCAGCTGCTTTTCGAGACAATCTCATCAACGGCTGTCCCTCATACGTCGAAGTAGGCGATATCCTGCAGATCGAACCCGGAAATATGGACGGACCGACTTCCTCCGCCGTCAATGATATCATCAAACAGGACAAAGATGCTCAGTGGGTAAACGGACGCGTGATCAACTCGATGTTTCCCGGTTACACCAGTCCAAGAATCCTGATCGTGCCGATGTACGATCCGAACAACCCTCCGGAAGGAGGACGAGGCAATGTGCAGGTCAACGCCCTCGGAGCCTTTTTTCTGGAAGGCATGTCGGGCAAAGACGTCATCGGTGTGTTTATGGACATTATTATAAATGGTACGCGCGGAGAAGAATATTCCCTATTACATAAGGTGAGCCTTATCAGGTAA
- a CDS encoding pilus assembly protein TadG-related protein has translation MFTAFAMLSFLLFAAMATDIGYILVADKQLQGAVDAASLAGAAALLQGQTEARNAAIRYAALNTCAGQPVIITAEDVSFPTNTRIRVQARRTVNTFFLRLAGRPQKLLTAEATAEMFSIKGVTGMAPFCVPNGLWQNGDRVVLKSGAKGESGISPCWRYPVDFPPVNRGNPVTGASAYLNNLMYGTSSYVEIGDILQIEPGNMDGPTAAGVNEIIKKDPLAIWSNGRVVNSSFPGYSSPRILIVPMYDPNRPPSGGRGNVQVNAIGAFFLEGISGKGDVNGVFMNILINGTRNDGNNYSMLRKIVRIG, from the coding sequence ATGTTTACTGCTTTCGCCATGCTGAGTTTTCTACTGTTTGCGGCGATGGCAACGGATATCGGATACATTTTAGTGGCCGACAAGCAACTGCAAGGTGCTGTGGATGCGGCGTCTTTGGCAGGAGCCGCAGCGCTGCTGCAAGGCCAAACGGAGGCGCGGAACGCTGCAATTCGTTATGCTGCTCTGAACACATGCGCCGGCCAGCCGGTGATCATAACTGCCGAAGACGTGAGCTTTCCCACTAACACACGTATACGTGTGCAGGCCAGACGGACTGTGAATACGTTTTTTCTACGTTTGGCCGGTAGGCCGCAAAAGTTGTTGACCGCTGAGGCAACGGCGGAGATGTTTTCCATCAAAGGGGTTACCGGCATGGCGCCGTTCTGCGTGCCGAACGGCTTGTGGCAAAACGGCGATCGTGTGGTGCTAAAGTCCGGTGCCAAGGGAGAGAGCGGCATTTCTCCCTGCTGGCGATATCCGGTCGACTTTCCTCCGGTCAACCGCGGCAATCCCGTAACCGGAGCCTCTGCTTATCTAAACAATCTCATGTACGGTACCTCCTCATATGTTGAAATCGGCGACATCCTCCAAATCGAACCTGGAAACATGGACGGACCTACTGCTGCCGGCGTCAACGAGATCATCAAGAAGGACCCGTTGGCCATCTGGTCGAACGGACGTGTAGTGAATTCGAGTTTCCCAGGCTACTCAAGCCCTAGAATCCTAATCGTGCCGATGTACGATCCTAACAGACCTCCATCAGGCGGCCGCGGCAACGTGCAGGTCAATGCCATCGGCGCCTTTTTCCTTGAAGGCATATCGGGCAAAGGCGACGTGAACGGCGTGTTTATGAACATTTTGATCAACGGTACGCGCAACGACGGCAATAATTACTCTATGCTGCGCAAAATTGTGCGTATCGGTTAA
- a CDS encoding AAA family ATPase has protein sequence MDSVKILVIDRDERSRTQLVNLLSSRSGYDVKSESSWGEALFESLPVYAPDIIIINLVPEEGAGLRLAEKIMRLQAERQPYMIITSPQLRPELIRSAIRIGIKDFLSQPYDAEEINSVIQSAVKFHEELERQISGKGRIFSFFGAKGGVGCTTLSVNVGVVCAQELPESKVLLIDLNLQSGHDALFLNLRSKYSLFDVVQNIEKLDIDILLKTLPRHASGLYLLPGLFRIEEAEMVTAQQVGSLLEVLNTNFELILIDNHPFFNDISLKALDASDKILLISTLDLPTIYNSKRCLELFNKLNYPQDKILVVLNRYEHYAGLNPAEMEKVLHWPVFGRVTEHDIGVVTACVNHGVPIVLKSPNCKMSEDLVDIALQLIGKEREIKVKPQQKPGLFSGIFKRQG, from the coding sequence ATGGATTCCGTCAAAATACTTGTTATCGACCGTGACGAGCGTTCACGAACCCAGCTGGTCAATCTGCTCTCCTCTCGCAGCGGGTACGATGTCAAATCGGAGAGCAGCTGGGGTGAGGCGTTGTTCGAGAGCCTTCCGGTTTATGCGCCGGACATTATTATCATCAATCTGGTGCCGGAAGAGGGCGCCGGCTTGAGGCTGGCGGAAAAGATTATGCGGCTGCAGGCGGAGAGGCAGCCGTACATGATCATTACCTCGCCGCAGCTGCGGCCCGAACTGATCCGCAGCGCCATTCGCATCGGCATCAAGGATTTCCTTTCGCAGCCCTACGACGCCGAGGAGATCAATTCGGTCATCCAATCGGCCGTTAAATTTCATGAAGAACTCGAACGCCAGATTAGCGGCAAAGGACGCATTTTCAGCTTTTTCGGCGCTAAAGGCGGGGTAGGCTGTACGACGCTTTCGGTCAATGTCGGCGTGGTGTGCGCTCAGGAATTGCCGGAATCCAAGGTTCTGTTGATCGATCTGAATCTGCAGTCCGGACATGACGCGCTGTTTCTGAACCTGCGCAGCAAATATTCTCTCTTTGATGTAGTTCAAAATATCGAAAAGTTGGACATCGACATTCTGCTCAAAACGTTGCCTCGGCATGCATCCGGACTATACCTCCTCCCCGGCCTTTTCCGCATCGAAGAAGCCGAAATGGTGACGGCTCAACAGGTCGGCAGCCTATTGGAAGTTCTTAATACAAATTTTGAGCTTATTTTAATCGATAATCATCCCTTCTTTAATGATATTTCTCTGAAAGCTTTGGATGCTTCGGACAAGATCCTTTTGATTTCCACGCTCGATTTGCCGACGATCTATAACAGCAAGCGGTGCTTGGAGCTATTTAATAAGTTGAATTATCCGCAGGACAAAATACTAGTCGTTCTCAATCGCTATGAACATTACGCCGGTCTGAATCCAGCAGAGATGGAAAAAGTTCTGCATTGGCCGGTGTTCGGACGGGTAACGGAGCACGATATCGGCGTGGTGACGGCGTGCGTCAATCACGGCGTGCCGATTGTGCTCAAGTCGCCCAATTGCAAGATGAGCGAAGATTTGGTCGATATTGCGCTGCAACTGATTGGAAAGGAAAGGGAGATCAAGGTAAAACCGCAGCAAAAGCCAGGACTTTTTTCAGGTATTTTTAAGCGTCAAGGGTAA
- a CDS encoding CpaF family protein, whose protein sequence is MGLLERIRQITPTAPTPTPSPSPPKPAPQPQTAPPTPKPPTVSAVRPVPETVRQQQVRAAAQSIDLKEKIHLRLIDRLDLAKLDNIPREQLHQQVREVIERLLAEEQDIGPDINTNQLIEEVLNETFGLGPLEPLLKDPTISDILVNTSRQVYVERFGKLEKVTVGFKDDAHLMYIIDRIVSSVGRHIDEASPMVDARLPDGSRVNAIIPPLAIDGPMLSIRKFGTKKLSVDDLLRLESLTPGMAQMLQAAVKVRLNILISGGTGSGKTTLLNVLSSFIPNTERIITVEDAAELQLQQEHVVRLETRPPNLENKGAVEQRDLIRNALRMRPDRIIVGEVRGAEALDMLQAMNTGHDGSIATLHANSPRDALRRLETMILMAGLNLTDKAMREQIASAIHIVVQASRLSDGSRKIVKIAEVTGMEGDTVSMQDIFAFEKLGVREDGKVIGAFRTTGIRPRFAEQLEASGIRLPANIFEPKLEYCLRE, encoded by the coding sequence ATGGGACTTTTGGAAAGAATTCGTCAAATAACGCCTACGGCGCCTACGCCTACGCCTTCACCTTCGCCTCCCAAACCTGCACCGCAGCCGCAAACGGCGCCGCCAACTCCCAAACCGCCGACAGTCAGCGCCGTTAGGCCGGTTCCGGAAACCGTGCGGCAACAGCAGGTTCGCGCAGCCGCGCAGTCTATCGATCTAAAGGAAAAAATTCATCTTCGTCTGATAGACCGATTGGATTTAGCCAAACTCGACAACATCCCGCGGGAGCAGCTGCATCAGCAAGTGCGCGAGGTGATCGAGCGATTGTTGGCGGAAGAGCAGGACATTGGACCGGACATCAACACCAATCAATTGATCGAAGAGGTTCTCAACGAAACGTTCGGTCTGGGTCCATTAGAGCCGCTGTTAAAGGATCCTACTATTTCGGATATTTTGGTGAATACTTCGCGGCAGGTTTATGTAGAGCGGTTCGGTAAGCTTGAAAAAGTCACGGTCGGTTTTAAAGATGATGCGCATTTGATGTATATCATCGACCGCATCGTATCCAGCGTTGGTCGTCATATCGACGAAGCCAGCCCGATGGTTGACGCGCGCTTGCCCGACGGCTCGCGCGTCAACGCCATCATTCCGCCGCTCGCCATCGATGGTCCGATGCTCTCGATCCGAAAATTCGGCACCAAAAAGCTGTCTGTTGATGATCTGCTGCGCTTGGAGAGCTTGACGCCGGGCATGGCCCAGATGCTGCAGGCGGCGGTAAAGGTGCGCCTAAACATTCTGATTTCCGGCGGTACGGGTTCCGGTAAAACCACCCTTCTCAATGTTCTGTCCAGCTTTATCCCCAACACCGAGCGCATCATTACCGTCGAAGACGCGGCGGAATTACAGCTGCAGCAGGAACATGTGGTTCGGCTGGAAACTCGGCCGCCGAACTTGGAAAACAAGGGAGCCGTAGAACAGCGCGACCTTATCCGCAACGCGCTGCGTATGCGGCCGGACCGGATCATCGTCGGCGAGGTGCGCGGCGCCGAAGCGCTCGACATGCTGCAGGCCATGAACACGGGACATGACGGTTCGATCGCCACCCTGCACGCCAACTCGCCGCGCGACGCCTTGCGGCGCTTGGAGACCATGATCCTGATGGCAGGCTTGAACTTGACCGATAAGGCGATGCGCGAGCAGATCGCCTCGGCGATTCACATCGTCGTTCAGGCTTCGCGTTTGAGCGACGGAAGCCGCAAGATTGTCAAGATTGCCGAAGTCACCGGCATGGAAGGCGATACCGTTTCCATGCAGGATATTTTCGCATTCGAGAAATTGGGCGTTCGCGAAGACGGCAAAGTCATCGGTGCGTTCCGCACCACCGGCATCCGGCCGCGGTTTGCCGAACAGCTGGAGGCCTCCGGTATTCGCCTCCCGGCCAACATTTTCGAACCCAAGCTGGAGTATTGTTTGCGGGAGTAA
- a CDS encoding type II secretion system F family protein produces the protein MTILIVIFVFSTSFVLFAAILLKLSHRFGSGPVIKKRMSEYEKAVVEIKEKEKELSLIRDESLSEIPLLNKILEHLNLAKKLSRLIEQAGLSIRVGQLVLLMFVSGAVGFMLTLRSTNILFKGAATGAMFYAPMIYVLTKRKARLHAFIRGFPDAIDMINGALRAGHAFPRALQMVAEEATDPISVEFRRTVEEYNLGATWQLAFNHLLERIDSADLRLFVTAVLLQRETGGNLNEILENIGTTIRERFKLMGKMRTFTAQGRMSGWILGALPIAFILIISMMSPGYLSPMFHRKIGQYMLVTAGILQGIGFYMINKIIEVKYQ, from the coding sequence ATGACGATTCTGATTGTCATATTTGTATTCTCTACCTCTTTTGTGCTCTTTGCTGCGATTCTGCTCAAGCTTTCACACCGGTTCGGGAGTGGACCGGTCATTAAAAAACGAATGAGCGAATATGAAAAAGCGGTAGTGGAAATCAAGGAAAAAGAAAAGGAACTTTCGCTCATTCGCGATGAAAGCCTGAGCGAAATCCCGTTGCTCAATAAAATTCTCGAACATTTGAATTTGGCAAAGAAACTCAGTCGATTAATCGAACAGGCGGGTTTGAGCATTCGCGTCGGTCAATTGGTGCTGTTAATGTTCGTCAGCGGCGCCGTCGGTTTTATGCTCACGCTGCGCAGCACCAATATTTTATTCAAGGGCGCGGCAACCGGAGCGATGTTTTATGCACCCATGATTTATGTTCTGACAAAGCGTAAAGCCCGTCTGCATGCGTTTATTCGGGGATTCCCCGACGCCATCGATATGATTAACGGGGCACTGCGGGCCGGTCATGCATTTCCGCGCGCCCTGCAGATGGTTGCCGAGGAAGCCACGGACCCGATCAGCGTAGAATTCCGCCGTACAGTCGAAGAATATAACCTCGGCGCCACCTGGCAGCTTGCCTTCAATCATCTTCTCGAACGTATCGACAGTGCGGATTTGCGACTTTTTGTGACGGCGGTTCTTCTGCAGCGGGAGACAGGCGGTAATTTGAATGAGATACTCGAAAACATCGGTACAACGATCCGAGAGCGGTTCAAGTTAATGGGCAAAATGCGAACATTTACGGCGCAAGGCCGGATGTCGGGCTGGATATTAGGCGCTCTGCCCATCGCCTTTATTCTCATCATTTCCATGATGAGTCCGGGGTATTTGTCGCCGATGTTTCATCGGAAAATAGGCCAGTATATGTTGGTCACCGCCGGAATTTTGCAGGGAATCGGGTTTTATATGATTAACAAAATTATCGAAGTGAAATATCAATAA
- a CDS encoding type II secretion system F family protein, whose translation MGAILLLVFLSSFVIYYLGLNFLATHFNPALSRMKAIENGNLVRSSQSTNDVDSRKWPRHFDTKELLEELGRVAKGSLKKESQLKADLIAAGYQGESAYLRLMGIKLASSAGGFLLILLLGMFSTRPLSWILLMASASALSLFMMPDILLRFKVDKRQREIAMGLPDALDLLVICVEAGLGLNAAIQRVGQDMGIRNKSLSQELLRAAQDLRIGQTREKALRGMSDRNRVEDLRILVGALIMADKLGTSIASTLRAQAEALRNRIHQRAEENAAKASVKMLLPLVMFILPALFIVLIGPAVIMILDTFAK comes from the coding sequence ATGGGTGCGATTCTGTTATTGGTTTTCCTTTCTTCTTTTGTGATCTATTATCTCGGTTTGAACTTTTTGGCAACCCACTTTAATCCTGCTCTTTCGCGCATGAAGGCGATCGAAAACGGTAACCTGGTTCGTTCGTCGCAAAGCACGAATGATGTCGATTCACGCAAGTGGCCGCGCCATTTCGACACCAAAGAGCTTTTGGAAGAACTGGGACGCGTCGCCAAAGGCAGTTTGAAAAAGGAATCGCAGCTGAAAGCGGATCTGATTGCGGCAGGCTACCAAGGGGAGTCGGCCTATCTGCGATTAATGGGCATTAAATTAGCGTCATCTGCCGGTGGTTTCCTCCTGATCCTTTTGCTGGGCATGTTCAGCACGCGTCCGTTAAGTTGGATTCTGCTGATGGCTTCCGCCTCCGCCCTCTCTTTGTTTATGATGCCGGATATTTTGCTGCGTTTTAAGGTGGACAAGCGGCAGCGGGAAATAGCCATGGGGCTTCCCGACGCATTGGATCTTTTGGTCATCTGTGTTGAGGCCGGTTTAGGGCTAAATGCGGCGATTCAACGCGTCGGGCAGGATATGGGCATTCGCAACAAGTCCCTTAGCCAAGAATTGCTGCGCGCTGCTCAGGATTTGAGAATAGGCCAAACACGTGAAAAGGCGCTGCGCGGAATGAGCGACCGCAATCGAGTTGAGGACCTGCGCATTCTGGTCGGCGCATTGATCATGGCCGATAAATTGGGTACCAGCATCGCAAGTACTCTACGCGCCCAAGCCGAAGCGTTGCGGAATAGGATTCATCAACGCGCGGAGGAAAACGCCGCCAAAGCCAGCGTTAAAATGCTGCTGCCGCTGGTTATGTTCATCCTGCCGGCCCTGTTTATCGTCCTCATCGGTCCTGCCGTAATCATGATTCTCGACACCTTTGCTAAATAA
- a CDS encoding DUF192 domain-containing protein, whose translation MPLALQSDKKVLPFIIAHAANPVSRAVGLLGTNEPLRNFLLLFSPCRSIHTFGMRYPLDAIAVDANGKILEIVPNIAPKKMVFFPQGTRSVIEGAAGWTTEAGLKLGSRVQIEIDRRHKIHPDSLRSLLHWPLNFLLAVFWFRLVLALTSALRQDVTFLNTAVLVHNSLLMFFFLIRRESRQTSRKVLDWLIPFAVLLAAMSFRPFHSAVVPLAIAIGVQSIGIIGVIFSLGSLGRSFGIIPANRSIQRCGAYRIVRHPLYSAEIFFYFGYVLGNTSLWNIALLFFIMAGQFWRAIAEEKLLLQDPAYRDYVSAVRYRFIPKVL comes from the coding sequence ATGCCGCTTGCACTTCAGTCGGATAAGAAAGTTCTGCCCTTTATCATCGCTCACGCCGCCAATCCTGTTAGTCGGGCGGTCGGTTTGTTGGGAACCAATGAGCCGTTGCGCAATTTTCTATTGCTCTTTTCGCCTTGCCGCAGCATTCACACCTTCGGAATGAGGTATCCTCTCGACGCGATTGCCGTAGATGCTAATGGGAAAATACTTGAAATTGTCCCAAACATAGCGCCGAAGAAAATGGTATTCTTTCCCCAAGGTACACGGTCCGTTATTGAGGGAGCGGCAGGTTGGACAACGGAAGCCGGACTAAAGCTCGGTTCCCGCGTGCAGATTGAGATCGACAGGCGTCATAAAATTCACCCCGATTCTCTACGCAGCCTGCTCCATTGGCCGCTGAATTTTCTCTTGGCAGTGTTTTGGTTTCGCCTGGTGTTAGCTTTGACATCTGCCTTACGGCAGGACGTCACTTTTCTGAATACGGCTGTTTTAGTTCATAACTCATTGCTGATGTTTTTTTTCCTCATTCGAAGGGAAAGCAGGCAGACTTCACGTAAGGTTTTAGATTGGCTCATTCCATTTGCGGTTCTGTTGGCGGCAATGAGCTTTCGACCATTTCATTCCGCTGTTGTTCCTCTTGCGATTGCGATCGGCGTACAAAGCATCGGCATCATCGGCGTCATCTTTTCTCTCGGGAGCTTAGGACGAAGTTTCGGCATTATTCCGGCCAACCGGTCGATACAGCGTTGCGGCGCTTATCGGATCGTTCGGCATCCGCTTTACAGCGCGGAAATTTTCTTCTATTTTGGCTATGTATTGGGTAATACCAGTCTTTGGAATATTGCTCTTTTATTTTTCATAATGGCAGGGCAATTTTGGAGGGCGATCGCTGAAGAAAAATTGCTTTTGCAGGATCCCGCCTATCGGGACTATGTTTCTGCTGTCAGATACCGGTTCATTCCCAAGGTTCTCTAA